The following nucleotide sequence is from Methanobrevibacter thaueri.
GTCATCACCAGGCTTTACGACTGTTCTGACTTGAACCTCGTGGTCGTATTGTTTGTAGACCCATTCCTTGGAAGCGATATTCGGGCTTGACAATAATTTAGGCAAGGATTCGTAAACGCCAGGCTCTTTTAGTTCGATCTTTTCTGTGTCTTCAGGAACTTCCTTGATCGGCCTGTCGATTGAAGGTGGGTCGGCAAGTAAAATTGTTGGTAAATTGGCGATTTCATCTCCTTCATCGGAAATGACCATGTTGTTTCCTTCAATTACCTCACCGATTACTGATGATACGATTTCGTGCTTGTCACAGATTTTCTGTGCCAGTTCAACATCGTCAGGGTTTATGACGAATACCATTCTTTCCTGGGATTCTGAAAGCATGATTTCATATGGAGTCATTCCTGTTTCCCTTAACGGTATTGCCCTAAGGTCAACCAATGCCCCATTCTTGGAGGAATCGACCAGTTCTGAAATGCAGCAGGTAAGACCTCCTCCACCTAAGTCCTTGACACCACTGACATTGATTTTTTCCATGATTTCGAGTGATGCTTCCAATACTCTTTTCTTGGTGAATGGATCGGCCACCTGTACAGCAGGTCTGTCCTCGGTTTCTGAATCGGATGTTAATTCTTCTGAAGCGAATGTCACTCCGTGAATTCCGTCACGACCGGTTGTTCCGCCCATCAAAAGGAAAACGTCGCCGATGTTAGGTGCCTGTGCACGGACAATCTTGTCCTTTTCGACAAGACCTACGCACATTACGTTCACCAGCGGGTTTGTCCTGAATGATTCGTCGAATTCTATTTCACCGGCCACTGTCGGAACGCCAACACGGTTTCCGTAATCGGAAATTCCCTTGACCACATGTTCAAACAGGTATTTGGATTTTTCATCTTCAATCGGTCCGAATCTTAAGGAGTCGAGAAGTGCAATAGGCATTGCTCCCATGGAAATGATGTCCCTTAGGATTCCGCCGATACCGGTTCCCGCTCCACCGTACGGTTCGATAGCTGATGGATGGTTGTGGGATTCCATTCCTACAGCTAATGCGTATTTGTCTGTTACACTTACAAGTCCTGCATCATCACCCGGACCTAAAATAATATTTTCACCTTCGGTTGGGAAAGCCCTTAGGAAAGGCCTGCTGCTTTTGTAGGAACAATGTTCTGAGAACATTACGTCAAGCATTCCTTCTTCGAGTTCGTTCATTTCCCTGCCGAGGATTCCTTCAATGTATTCAATTTCAGAATCTGCTAAAGTCATTTTAACACCCTTAGTTTTTAATGGAGATAATTACCTTTTCTCCTTCAATATCCCATTCTTTGGTATAATCTTTAGAATCTTTACTGCATTCTTCGCTATCAGTGATAATCAGGCTTTTGGCCCTGATTTCATGTGATATGAATTCTGATTGAGGCACGATAAGGTCCTTGAATTCGGCGGATGTCTCCACATCCACGTTGATGTTAGCTTCGACATCAAGGTCAAGGTCCTTCCTCATGTCCTGAACCCTTCTGATGAGTTCACGGGCCATAGCTTCCTGTCTGATTTCCAGTGTGATGTTGGTATTCACGAATACGTTTCCGCCTTCAAACTCTGATGATACGAAATCGTCCGGAAGCTCTGAATCAAACAATACCTCTTCTGAGTTCAATTCGATTCCTTCGATTGTTACGGTACCGTTCGCTTCAAGTTCTGCTTTGATTTCATTACCGTCAGCTGATTTCAGGCCTTTGACTACTTTGCCCATGTCGCCTTTGAGCTTAGGTCCTAAAATCTTGAGGTTAGGCTTTGCGTTATATGATAATTTTTCAAATTCGCTGGCACAGATGACATCCTTGGTATTTGACTGGTCTTTAATGATGTCTGTAAGCTCTTCGATTGCCTTGAGGACATCCTCGTCTTCAGATACGACTGTGATGTCTGATACCGGCCATCTGAGCTTGTATTGTGCCATGTCCCTTGCCCTTATTGATGCCTCGATGACTTCACGTGCAACATCCATCTTGGCTTCGAGTTCTGTGTCTATCTCATCCTCGTCATATCCCCAGTCAAGCATGTGAATGCTCTCTGGAGCCTCAGGATTTACTCCTTTGACAAGGTTTTCATAGATTTCCTCGGATACGTGAGGGGCTATTGGACATAATACTGTGATTAACTTGACAAGCGCTGTGTACAGGCTGTAGTATGCGCCTAATTTGTCAGGGTCGTCGCTTTCAACCCATGTCCTTCCACGGATGAGCCTTACATACCAGCGGCTCAAGTCTTCAAGTATGAAATTGTTGATTTTTCTTGTTGCATTGTGGAAGAATAGCTTATCGAGATCTTCTGCAACTTCTTTGATTAGAGTGTTGGCTTTGGAGATAATCCATTTATCTTCAGAGCGCAAGATCATGTCGTCTTCGCTAAGTCCAATCGGATTGAAGTTGTCTAAAGACATGTAGGTTGTTGAGAATACGTAAACGTTCCATAGGATGTTGAACATCTTGTTGATGTTTAATAATTCTTCCCATACGAACTTGAGGTCGTCCCATGGCTTTGAAGCCCATAACAGGTAGAATCTCAATACGTCCGCTCCGTACTTTTCGATTACCTCTTCAGGAGCGACAACGTTACCCAATGACTTGGACATCTTGTTTCCGTTCTCATCAAGAACGAATCCGTGCATCAGTACTTTCTGGTATGGGCTTTGGCCCATTGCAATCACTCCGGTACCGAGCTGTGAGTAGAACCATCCTCTGGTCTGGTCGTGTCCTTCAGTGATGAAGTCATAAGGGAACCAGTCTTCGAATTTCTCCTTCTCTTCAGGGTAGTATAGTGAAGCCCATCCTGCAACTCCGGAGTCGATCCATACGTCCAATACATCCGGAATTCTTTTTATGGTCTGGCCACATTTGTCACATTTGACTTCAACTTCGTCTACATATGGCCTGTGGATGAGTTCTGAATCAGATACGTTGATTTCATTAAGTGACTCTTCCTTCAATTCAGCTAAAGAGCCTATTACCTTCAATTCTCCGCAGTCAGGACATTCCCAGATAGGTATTGGTATACCCCAGTATCTTTGCCTTGAGATTGTCCAGTCACGTGCATTGTCCACCCAATCGTAGAATCTGCCTTCTCCGGCCCATTTAGGTACCCATTCGACCTTTCCGATTTCATCAAGCATTTTCTGTTTGATATCGGTTACCTTAAGGAACCATTGTTTGGTTGCACGGTAGATGATAGGGGTTTTGCATCTCCAGCACACACCGTACCTGTGCTCAATGGTTTCAACATGGTACATTAAGTTTTTAGCTTGTAAATCCTCGATGATTTGTTGGTTTTCATCTTTTGTGAACTTGCCGTCATATTTTCCTGCTTCTTCAGTGAAGCATCCGTCTTCGCCAACCGGACAAAATATTGGCAAGCCGTTTGCATGACCGACTTCAAAGTCGTCCGGACCGTGTCCCGGTGCTGTGTGTACAAGACCTGTACCTTCTCCAAGCTCCACGTGGTCTCCAGGAAGGATTGTGTGGACCTTTTCTATTTCTGCGTCGAATTCCATTTGCTTTGGAATTTCATCCGCTAAGATATAATCATAAGCCAAACCGACGAGTTCTTCTCCTTTGACGGTTTTTATGATTTCATACATTACCTCTTCCTCTTCGATGATTTTGTCTTCCCCATCTTCGGATTCTGCAGGTATTTTGGTTCTGTGAATCTTTATTCTTTTGCCTAAAACGTCTTCCATGAGGTTTTCGGCTATGATGTAGGTTTCACCATCTTTTAAAACATAAACATAATCAAATTCTGGGTTTACACAGATTGCAAGGTTTGCAGGCAATGTCCATGGAGTTGTTGTCCAGACAAGGAAATATGTATTTTCCTCCCCTTGGACAGGGAATTTTATGTAGATTGAAGGGTCTACCTTCTCTTCGTATTCGATTTCAGCTGCAGCAAGAGCTGTACCACAGTGTGGACACCAGCTGATGACCCTCTGGTCATTTAAGAGCAAGTCCTGCTCGTTTGCCCTCTTGAGCATCCACCAGGAGGATTCCATATATTTAGGGTCAAGGGTCATGTAAGGGTCGTCCCAATCCATCCAAACGCCCAACTGGTCGAATTCCTGTTCCATTGCTATCTTGTTTTCAATGGCGAATTCGCGGCATTTGTCGACGAACTTGTCGATACCGATGTCGTCCTCGATTTCCTGTTTGGACTGGATTCCCATAAGATGTTCGACCTTGTTTTCAATCGGAAGTCCGTGCATGTCCCATCCTGCCTGTCTTCTTAGGCTGAATCCGTTCATGGACTTGTATCTCAAGTAGGAATCCTTGATGATTTTGTTCCATGCGGTTCCCAAGTGGATTTTACCACTACAGTATGGTGGGCCATCTAAAAATGAATATCTAGGGCCTTTTTCTCTAAGTTCATTTACCTTTTTGAAGGTTTCCTCTTCTTTCCAGAATTTTTGAACCTTCTTTTCTATTTTATCGTGATCGTATGATTTATCTGCCTCTTTTATTGGCATTTTAACTCCTCGAAATGATTATGTTTTTTATTAATTTATAATATGTATCTTTTTGTTTAAGATAATAAATAAAGGTTATGGCAAATTGTGAAAATCTAAATTAAATCGCTTAAAATGAATTATAATTAAAAATAGCAAGTGTTTATTATAATCAATATCTACAATGCAGGAAAAACTCCTGCAAAGCACCGATTAGATATTGAAAAACTTAATATATCTAAGTTTGAATTAAAAATCCAGAAGGATTTTAAAATTCTATCTAATACTATGATAACAAATCCTATATAAGTTTAATCATGACTTTAAAAATTGCAAGGAGTGACCCTCATAGGTACAACTGAACCCAAAGACAACCCGGTGAGGCCATCAAAAAACAACTCCCGATGAAAGAGAAGATCCTTACAATTTAAAAGAGAATCATAAGTTTCACATTAACTTAACTAAAAGTAATGTGAATACAGTAGTCAAGACCCACGAACAAATGAGATACCAAACTACTGCAGCCCAAAATTTAGCAAGGGTGCTCACTATAATCCTCCCATTAGATATATTAAGTTGCCAAGCGGAATTTTCATCAAACGAAATCTTTGAATCCAACTCATGGCAACACTATGAAAACTCATAATATCACCTCCTGGACTTTGGGGTTACAGTTATACAGTTATATTAGAAAAAACTTGAATATAAACTTTTATTTTAAAAAATAAGAACAATATGGCTTTTATTATGTGAAAATAGATTGTAAATAAAAAATTAAACTGGCATTAACTACATTAACAATAACATCAATATAGTTAATCATGAGCTTTCACAGAAAATACAATTCACTTTTTAAACTGGTAGAC
It contains:
- the ileS gene encoding isoleucine--tRNA ligase; this encodes MPIKEADKSYDHDKIEKKVQKFWKEEETFKKVNELREKGPRYSFLDGPPYCSGKIHLGTAWNKIIKDSYLRYKSMNGFSLRRQAGWDMHGLPIENKVEHLMGIQSKQEIEDDIGIDKFVDKCREFAIENKIAMEQEFDQLGVWMDWDDPYMTLDPKYMESSWWMLKRANEQDLLLNDQRVISWCPHCGTALAAAEIEYEEKVDPSIYIKFPVQGEENTYFLVWTTTPWTLPANLAICVNPEFDYVYVLKDGETYIIAENLMEDVLGKRIKIHRTKIPAESEDGEDKIIEEEEVMYEIIKTVKGEELVGLAYDYILADEIPKQMEFDAEIEKVHTILPGDHVELGEGTGLVHTAPGHGPDDFEVGHANGLPIFCPVGEDGCFTEEAGKYDGKFTKDENQQIIEDLQAKNLMYHVETIEHRYGVCWRCKTPIIYRATKQWFLKVTDIKQKMLDEIGKVEWVPKWAGEGRFYDWVDNARDWTISRQRYWGIPIPIWECPDCGELKVIGSLAELKEESLNEINVSDSELIHRPYVDEVEVKCDKCGQTIKRIPDVLDVWIDSGVAGWASLYYPEEKEKFEDWFPYDFITEGHDQTRGWFYSQLGTGVIAMGQSPYQKVLMHGFVLDENGNKMSKSLGNVVAPEEVIEKYGADVLRFYLLWASKPWDDLKFVWEELLNINKMFNILWNVYVFSTTYMSLDNFNPIGLSEDDMILRSEDKWIISKANTLIKEVAEDLDKLFFHNATRKINNFILEDLSRWYVRLIRGRTWVESDDPDKLGAYYSLYTALVKLITVLCPIAPHVSEEIYENLVKGVNPEAPESIHMLDWGYDEDEIDTELEAKMDVAREVIEASIRARDMAQYKLRWPVSDITVVSEDEDVLKAIEELTDIIKDQSNTKDVICASEFEKLSYNAKPNLKILGPKLKGDMGKVVKGLKSADGNEIKAELEANGTVTIEGIELNSEEVLFDSELPDDFVSSEFEGGNVFVNTNITLEIRQEAMARELIRRVQDMRKDLDLDVEANINVDVETSAEFKDLIVPQSEFISHEIRAKSLIITDSEECSKDSKDYTKEWDIEGEKVIISIKN
- the purL gene encoding phosphoribosylformylglycinamidine synthase subunit PurL, which gives rise to MTLADSEIEYIEGILGREMNELEEGMLDVMFSEHCSYKSSRPFLRAFPTEGENIILGPGDDAGLVSVTDKYALAVGMESHNHPSAIEPYGGAGTGIGGILRDIISMGAMPIALLDSLRFGPIEDEKSKYLFEHVVKGISDYGNRVGVPTVAGEIEFDESFRTNPLVNVMCVGLVEKDKIVRAQAPNIGDVFLLMGGTTGRDGIHGVTFASEELTSDSETEDRPAVQVADPFTKKRVLEASLEIMEKINVSGVKDLGGGGLTCCISELVDSSKNGALVDLRAIPLRETGMTPYEIMLSESQERMVFVINPDDVELAQKICDKHEIVSSVIGEVIEGNNMVISDEGDEIANLPTILLADPPSIDRPIKEVPEDTEKIELKEPGVYESLPKLLSSPNIASKEWVYKQYDHEVQVRTVVKPGDDAAVLRIDENTAIALTTDSNTIHTKLSPFDGAAGCVAEAIRNVISMGATPYAVVDCLNFGNPETPEILWQFKTAIEGMSLVAEKFDAPVISGNVSFYNETEGIKINPTPAVGVIGVEDIENIRTLDFKNEGDKILLIGKTYDELTGSEYHRCIHNLEKGTAPRIRIEEEVANGQTVLDLISNDKDKNITAVHDVSAGGLAVALSEMVIKSGLGCDVELTDDELDKIQLLYSESHARYLLTVRAEAVDDILSQISVPVQVIGEVKGTSLNVNGHEFSYDDLNDAYHGVIEKYMM